The proteins below come from a single Haliaeetus albicilla chromosome 22, bHalAlb1.1, whole genome shotgun sequence genomic window:
- the LOC104311727 gene encoding uncharacterized protein, translating to MGPSKREEKEQSIILISDDEAESTLGNSVLLVDPLENSALEEEKSEEVVDEECELMVTFCKQAKVMPHARYDCTIHPFERMECDTCSPLGKNADICNQCYCYICDKLASECQNWTTPSLCHCNAHNKSKFWKDQRDFALAGVLVMFNLDLTDIDADLRHGGSLLIKFIQELSVEYNKYLVGERMPPTQHECFCLPKLPPGQCNICRSRNMEIVYKYSGVFALVTRFLNQAERESPKAAAVMFLGAAKEIALHKDPALSWQNLGHTASLKIAVPCLLQRITTQLQRMLVLCDFPKNLYEKFVNFFQSISLPCHCFGFSNSLNVVPWDHVLLTTVLKGQNVTGQRTQKGRKVFLWETLPVIEARVEKLVDKKNYKEVVRYLRAVKCNDTKGLRDLRDKIPFYLCKTGDFLDAAHSLLFPVNSLACCTACRITPFQFEVYLKMFRTGSVPTGKDMLEPGPWITVGSPLKDGVLVKQALKLLYNNVSLYRNPKCWSSLIMILGSSNLLEKSGHLHPLSLKEPPLDFQKGVLAASGGLLEELKSKINVSLPPAILSPHLHHEACLILAVQAVQQMLFCDLPYLTSFLEIALAFGNNFWALRLLLDHLSYEEHVLHGTVNLILRDLNRQKATMLKLWQNLGPQYVGEFLCLFLTCRHKKMQSIGLFTLNIITENLHMCPWAKHLCNFFHNAGLRHLPLGTAAHHEVSKFINIFEKL from the exons ATGGGGCCATcgaaaagagaagagaaagagcagaGCATAATCCTGATCAGTGATGATGAAGCTGAGAGCACGCTTGGGAATTCAGTTCTGTTAGTAGACCCATTGG AGAATTCCGCCCTGGAAGAGGAGAAATCTGAAGAAGTTGTGGATGAGGAATGCGAACTAATGGTTACTTTCTGTAAACAAGCTAAAGTGATGCCTCATGCAAGATACGACTGTACAATACACCCCTTTGA GCGAATGGAATGTGATACGTGCTCACCCCTTGGGAAAAATGCTGATATTTGTAATCAGTGCTACTGCTACATTTGTGATAAGCTAGCTTCTGAG TGCCAGAATTGGACAACCCCTTCCCTCTGTCACTGCAATGCACACAACAAAAGCAAGTTCTGGAAGGACCAGCGTGACTTTGCCTTGGCTGGTGTTCTTGTAATGTTCAATTTGGACCTCACAGATATAGATGCAGACCTTCGGCATGGTG GAAGTCTTCTAATAAAATTTATCCAGGAGCTTTCTGTGGAATATAATAAATATCTGGTTGGAGAAAGAATGCCTCCCACACAACATGAATGCTTTTGCCTCCCAAAATTGCCTCCTGGGCAATGCAATATCTGCAGATCACGCAACATGGAGATTGTATACAA GTATTCTGGAGTTTTTGCGCTGGTAACAAGATTTTTAAATCAGGCAGAAAGAGAGAGTCCTAAAGCTGCTGCTGTCATGTTTCTGGGAGCAGCTAAAGAGATAGCACTCCATAAAGACCCTGCTTT AAGCTGGCAGAACCTTGGTCATACTGCTTCATTAAAGATTGCTGTCCCTTGTCTGTTGCAAAG gATCACAACACAACTTCAGAGGATGCTGGTGTTGTGTGACTTTCCAAAAAATTTATATGAAAagtttgttaatttttttcagtccatCTCACTTCCATGTCACTGTTTTGGCTTCTCAAATAG CTTGAATGTTGTGCCATGGGACCATGTATTACTGACCACAGTTTTAAAAGGCCAGAATGTCACTGGTCAAagaacacagaaaggaagaaaagtatttctgtggGAAACACTCCCTGTTATAGAGGCTCGAGTGGAGAAACTGGTAGATAAAAAGAA ctaTAAAGAAGTTGTTCGCTACCTGAGAGCTGTGAAATGCAATGATACCAAAGG gTTAAGAGACCTTCGAGATAAAATCCCATTCTACTTGTGTAAAACTGGAGACTTCCTCGATGCTGCTCATTCACTGTTGTTTCCCGTCAATAGCCTCGCCTGCTGTACTGCCTGCCGGATAACACCTTTTCAGTTTGAGGTCTACCTGAAGATGTTCAGAACAGGCAGTGTCCCCACTGGAAAGGATATGCTAGAGCCTGGGCCCTGGATTACAGTTG ggTCTCCCTTGAAAGATGGTGTTCTAGTTAAGCAGGCGCTCAAACTCCTTTACAACAATGTGTCACTATACAGGAAT CCTAAATGCTGGAGTTCCCTCATCATGATCTTGGGTAGTAGCAATTTGCTGGAAAAAAGTGGGCACCTACATCCCCTATCCCTGAAAGAGCCACCGCTTGACTTCCAAAAG GGGGTGCTCGCTGCCAGTGGCGGCCTTTTGGAGGAACTGAAGTCAAAAATTAATGTATCTTTACCACCTGCTATTTTGTCTCCTCAT TTGCACCATGAGGCTTGTCTTATTCTCGCAGTGCAAGCAGTACAACAGATGCTTTTTTGTGATCTTCCATACTTGACTTCCTTCTTAGAGATAGCCCTGGCTTTTGGG AATAACTTTTGGGCTCTGAGGCTGTTACTGGACCATCTTTCCTACGAAGAACATGTTCTCCATGGCACTGTCAACCTGATTTTAAGAGATCTAAATCGTCAGAAAGCAACAATGCTAAAACT GTGGCAAAACCTTGGTCCCCAGTATGTGGGTGAATTCCTTTGCCTGTTCCTGACTTGCAGACATAAGAAGATGCAATCCATTGGCCTGTTCACTCTGAATATTATTACAGAGAACCTGCATAT GTGTCCATGGGCAAAGCATCTTTGCAACTTCTTTCACAATGCA gGATTAAGGCACCTGCCCCTTGGCACTGCAGCTCATCATGAAGTCTCGAAGTTcataaacatttttgaaaaactgTAA